A single region of the Brassica rapa cultivar Chiifu-401-42 chromosome A03, CAAS_Brap_v3.01, whole genome shotgun sequence genome encodes:
- the LOC103859127 gene encoding uncharacterized protein LOC103859127, translating to MLPMSRNINSVGVWQSNNGYYGYSYGGGYVEKRQLFLKSYQFSRKQSLTERIKRSVGRVVKKVVWMKLKSAKRLKRVVWSRLKTAFFYRRRRFSRLLHPNKSSSHCFY from the coding sequence ATGCTTCCAATGAGCAGAAACATCAACAGCGTTGGCGTTTGGCAGAGCAACAACGGTTACTATGGCTACAGCTATGGAGGAGGATACGTGGAGAAGAGACAGCTCTTCCTTAAGAGCTACCAGTTCTCGAGGAAACAGAGCTTAACCGAGAGGATCAAGAGATCTGTGGGGAGGGTTGTGAAGAAAGTTGTCTGGATGAAGTTGAAATCTGCTAAGAGGCTGAAACGCGTTGTCTGGTCGCGTCTCAAAACGGCGTTCTTCTACCGCCGTAGACGTTTCTCTCGTCTCCTTCACCCAAACAAATCCTCCTCTCACTGCTTCTACTAA
- the LOC103859126 gene encoding uncharacterized protein LOC103859126 yields the protein MLQIVGKYRWRQSCRYKKLTNQHENLTALPPPTTRSTKRQNSGKKSEIRAKGFRLNRSRKLVLKALAFPRRLFNMYVRITNKMNREGLYPNLVFSSHWGFPLNSRGGFC from the coding sequence ATGCTGCAGATTGTTGGCAAGTATAGGTGGAGACAATCATGTCGTTACAAGAAGCTAACGAATCAACATGAAAACTTGACTGCATTGCCACCACCAACAACAAGGTCGACTAAAAGGCAGAACTCGGGGAAGAAGAGCGAGATTCGAGCAAAAGGGTTTAGACTAAACCGATCAAGAAAGCTGGTTCTTAAGGCATTAGCATTTCCTAGAAGGTTATTTAACATGTATGTGCGTATCACAAATAAGATGAACAGAGAAGGTTTGTATCCTaatcttgttttttcttctcattGGGGTTTCCCTCTGAACTCAAGAGGTGGGTTCTGTTAG
- the LOC103859123 gene encoding germin-like protein subfamily 2 member 3 produces MKTFMTHLFVTVLLVAAHTAFAETNMLQDLCVADLKGAKVNGYACKDPSQITPEDFYYIGLAAAADTSNTAMGSAITAGNVEKIPGLNMMGTSMSRIDYAPGGLNPPHLHPRASEAIFVLEGRLFVGFLTTTGKLISKHINKGDVFVFPRALLHFQQNPNNAPASVIAAFDSQNPGTQSVGPSLFGANPPIPDDLLAKAFGVEPQVIQKVKGKFPAKK; encoded by the exons ATGAAAACTTTCATGACCCATCTTTTTGTGACCGTCCTGCTTGTGGCCGCCCACACGGCCTTCGCCGAAACAAATATGCTTCAAGATCTTTGCGTTGCTGATCTCAAAG GTGCCAAAGTAAACGGATACGCATGCAAAGACCCATCACAAATAACACCAGAGGACTTCTACTACATAGGCTTAGCCGCTGCTGCAGACACATCCAACACCGCAATGGGGTCAGCCATTACAGCAGGCAACGTTGAGAAAATCCCTGGCCTCAACATGATGGGTACCTCCATGTCTCGTATCGACTACGCACCTGGTGGACTCAACCCACCGCATCTTCACCCCCGAGCGTCTGAAGCCATATTCGTCCTGGAAGGACGTCTCTTCGTCGGCTTCTTGACCACCACTGGAAAACTCATCTccaaacacatcaacaaggGAGACGTCTTTGTATTCCCCAGAGCTCTCCTCCATTTCCAGCAGAACCCTAACAATGCTCCTGCCTCCGTGATCGCTGCTTTTGATAGTCAGAACCCTGGGACTCAAAGTGTTGGACCGTCTCTGTTTGGTGCTAACCCTCCTATTCCTGATGACTTGCTTGCCAAGGCGTTCGGTGTTGAACCACAGGTGATTCAGAAGGTTAAGGGAAAATTCCCAGCCAAGAAATGA
- the LOC103859128 gene encoding T-complex protein 1 subunit gamma, translated as MNAPVLVLKDSLKRESGTKVHHGNIQASKAVADIIRTTLGPRSMLKMLLDAGGGIVVTNDGNAILRELDVAHPAAKSMIELSRTQDEEVGDGTTSVIVLAGEMLHVAEAFIEKSYHPTVICRAYNKALEDAIAVLDKIAMSIDVNDRATVLGLVKSCIGTKFTSQFGDLIADLAIDATTTVGVDLGQGLREVDIKKYIKVEKVPGGQLEDSKVLKGVMFNKDVVAPGKMKRKIVNPRIILLDCPLEYKKGENQTNAELVREEDWEVLLKLEEEYIENICVQILKFKPDLVITEKGLSDLACHYFSKAGVSAIRRLRKTDNNRIAKACGAVIVNRPDELQESDVGTGAGLFEVKKIGDDFFAFVVDCKEPKACTVLLRGPSKDLLNEVERNLQDAMSVSRNIIKNPKLVPGGGATELTVSATLKQKSATIEGIEKWPYEAAAIAFEAIPRTLAQNCGVNVIRTMTALQGKHANGENAWTGIDGNTGAIADMKESKIWDAYNVKAQTFKTAIEAACMLLRIDDIVSGIKKKQAPGAGPSKPTIETEGDADNEQILPD; from the exons ATGAACGCCCCTGTTCTAGTTCTCA aggattcgttgaAGCGTGAATCTGGAACAAAGGTTCACCATGGTAACATCCAAGCTTCCAAG GCTGTTGCTGATATCATCCGTACCACATTGGGTCCTCGCTCTATGTTGAAGATGCTTCTTGATGCTGGTGGAG GGATTGTTGTTACTAATGATGGGAATGCTATTTTGCGTGAGCTGGATGTTGCTCACCCTGCTGCTAAG TCGATGATTGAGTTGAGCCGCACACAGGACGAAGAAGTTGGTGATGGGACTACATCTGTTATTGTACTTG CTGGTGAAATGTTACATGTTGCTGAAGCATTTATTGAGAAGAGTTATCATCCCACAGTCATCTGCCGTG CTTATAATAAGGCTCTTGAGGATGCTATCGCTGTTCTTGACAAGATTGCCATGTCAATCGATGTCAATGACC GTGCAACAGTACTAGGACTAGTCAAAAGCTGCATAGGCACAAAATTCACTAGCCAGTTTGGTGATCTTATTGCT GATTTGGCTATTGATGCCACCACTACCGTTGGTGTTGATCTCGGACAAGGACTAAGGGAGGTggatataaaaaaatacatcaaGGTTGAGAAGGTCCCCGGTGGTCAATTGGAAGACTCCAAGGTTCTCAAAGGAGTCATGTTCAACAAAGACGTAGTCGCTCCCGGTAAAATGAAGAGAAAGATCGTCAACCCACGGATCATTCTTCTCGACTGTCCCCTTGAGTACAAGAAAGGTGAAAACCAAACCAACGCTGAGCTGGTTAGAGAAGAGGACTGGGAAGTTCTGCTGAAGCTTGAAGAGGAGTACATTGAGAACATCTGCGTGCAGATACTAAAGTTCAAACCTGATTTGGTCATCACAGAGAAGGGACTTAGCGACTTAGCCTGTCACTATTTCAGTAAAGCTGGGGTTAGTGCAATAAGGAGGCTGAGAAAGACGGACAACAACAGGATTGCTAAGGCCTGTGGAGCTGTGATTGTGAACAGGCCTGATGAGCTTCAGGAGTCTGATGTTGGTACTGGCGCTGGCTTGTTTGAGGTTAAGAAGATAGGAGACGACTTCTTCGCCTTCGTTGTTGATTGCAAGGAACCTAAAGCGTGTACTGTGCTCTTAAGAGGACCAAGTAAAGATCTTCTCAATGAAGTGGAGAGGAATCTTCAG GATGCCATGTCTGTTTCAAGAAACATCATCAAGAACCCGAAGCTTGTTCCTGGTGGTGGAGCCACTGAGTTAACCGTCTCTGCCACTTTAAAACAGAAAAGTGCAACAATTGAAGGAATCGAAAAG TGGCCTTATGAAGCAGCTGCTATAGCTTTTGAGGCTATTCCACGTACTTTAGCTCAGAACTGTGGAGTTAATGTTATCAGAACTATGACAGCACTGCAAGGAAAG CATGCAAATGGTGAGAATGCTTGGACTGGAATCGATGGAAACACTGGTGCAATAGCTGACATGAAAGAGAGCAAg ATATGGGATGCTTACAATGTGAAAGCGCAAACGTTTAAGACAGCGATAGAAGCGGCGTGTATGCTACTGAGGATTGATGATATAGTGAGTGGTATCAAGAAGAAGCAAGCTCCTGGAGCTGGACCTTCAAAGCCTACCATTGAGACAGAAGGAGATGCAGACAACGAGCAAATACTTCCCGACTAG